A portion of the Cryptosporangium phraense genome contains these proteins:
- a CDS encoding GGDEF domain-containing protein, which yields MRAPLLERRAVARLAVIGSVLGLMALAGLAFWGTSTTTRATSHVRVLNEYSDRWGQVFARINLEQDAAEDFVRTSNDETRAQLTSVVGSAGPALTWLQTHGDRVERESAGQVEVSYRGYTSVLKNLLAAEAYDVSIAELHVMANEADLNVSTLRDASSEGLERQRVQLAGYLDRVERRNDQTRVVSAIVFGLSLTLVALCGAVLFRYQRQVERQADDNRHASLHDALTGLANRVLFSERIERALAGAERRQELVGVLLLDLNRFKQVNDSLGHHVGDALLAEVAVRIGVTIRDADTAARLGGDEFGVLLPDVASAEEATDVAGRIKAAIEAPLTIEGAPVAVGASVGVAIFPTHGMAPTDLLRHADSAMYDAKRSGRGVVVHVPDYPGVIAINRVAKSP from the coding sequence ATGCGGGCCCCGCTGCTCGAACGGCGTGCCGTCGCACGGCTCGCGGTGATCGGGTCCGTGCTCGGCCTGATGGCGCTCGCCGGTCTGGCGTTCTGGGGTACGTCGACCACCACCCGGGCGACCAGCCACGTCCGCGTGCTGAACGAGTACTCCGACCGGTGGGGCCAGGTCTTCGCCCGGATCAACCTCGAGCAGGACGCGGCCGAGGACTTCGTCCGGACCAGCAACGACGAGACCCGGGCCCAGCTGACGTCGGTCGTCGGCTCGGCCGGGCCGGCGCTGACCTGGCTGCAGACGCACGGGGACCGGGTCGAGCGGGAGTCCGCCGGGCAGGTGGAGGTCAGCTACCGGGGGTACACGTCGGTCCTGAAGAACCTGCTCGCCGCCGAGGCCTACGACGTCTCGATCGCGGAGCTGCACGTGATGGCGAACGAGGCCGACCTGAACGTCAGCACGCTGCGCGACGCGTCGTCGGAGGGGCTGGAGCGGCAGCGGGTCCAGCTGGCCGGATACCTCGACCGGGTCGAGCGGCGCAACGACCAGACGAGGGTCGTCTCGGCGATCGTGTTCGGGCTCTCGCTGACGCTGGTCGCGCTGTGCGGCGCGGTGCTGTTCCGGTACCAGCGCCAGGTGGAGCGCCAGGCCGACGACAACCGGCACGCGTCACTGCACGACGCGCTGACCGGGCTGGCCAACCGGGTGCTGTTCAGCGAGCGGATCGAGCGCGCGCTGGCCGGCGCCGAGCGCAGGCAGGAGCTGGTCGGGGTGCTGCTGCTCGACCTCAACCGGTTCAAACAGGTGAACGACTCGCTCGGGCACCACGTCGGCGACGCGCTGCTGGCCGAGGTCGCGGTGCGGATCGGGGTGACGATCCGGGACGCCGACACCGCGGCCCGGCTCGGCGGCGACGAGTTCGGCGTCCTGCTGCCCGACGTCGCGTCGGCCGAGGAGGCCACCGACGTGGCCGGGCGGATCAAGGCCGCGATCGAGGCTCCGCTGACCATCGAGGGCGCCCCGGTCGCGGTCGGGGCGAGCGTCGGCGTCGCGATCTTCCCCACCCACGGAATGGCCCCGACCGACCTGCTCCGGCACGCCGACTCGGCGATGTACGACGCGAAACGGAGCGGCCGCGGGGTCGTCGTCCACGTGCCCGACTATCCCGGGGTGATCGCCATTAACCGGGTCGCGAAGTCGCCTTAA
- a CDS encoding SAM-dependent methyltransferase, translated as MEQHEVEPERPSAARVYDYYLGGSHNFAVDRAMAEQAIRILPELPANMRANRAFLRRAVRFMIANGVRQFLDLGSGIPTVGNVHEVALSESADARVVYVDNDPVAVAHSQSILEQVPEATIVRADVTDPDAVLAAAHPKLDFDQPIGVLMVALLHFVPDDPRGLIARYRDAVVPGSYLAISHGTADQQGDRGSKMEALYSRSANPLVSRDRATIEGFFAGFELLEPGVVFVPRWRPDPGSRPATAPPERTATYAGVGRVR; from the coding sequence GTGGAGCAGCACGAGGTAGAGCCGGAACGTCCCAGCGCAGCGAGGGTCTACGACTACTACCTCGGCGGCTCCCACAATTTCGCGGTCGATCGCGCGATGGCCGAGCAGGCCATTCGCATTCTCCCGGAATTGCCGGCGAACATGCGGGCCAACCGGGCCTTTCTCCGGCGGGCCGTGCGGTTCATGATCGCCAACGGGGTGCGGCAATTTCTCGACTTAGGGTCGGGAATTCCTACCGTGGGTAACGTTCACGAGGTCGCGCTGAGCGAATCCGCGGACGCCCGGGTGGTGTACGTCGACAACGACCCGGTCGCCGTCGCGCACAGCCAGTCCATTCTGGAGCAGGTGCCGGAAGCGACGATCGTCCGGGCCGACGTCACCGACCCGGACGCCGTGCTCGCCGCCGCCCACCCGAAGCTCGACTTCGACCAGCCGATCGGCGTCCTCATGGTGGCGCTGCTGCACTTCGTGCCCGACGATCCGCGGGGCCTGATCGCGCGGTACCGGGACGCGGTCGTGCCCGGCAGCTACCTGGCGATCTCGCACGGCACCGCCGATCAGCAGGGCGACCGCGGCAGCAAGATGGAGGCGCTGTACTCGCGCAGCGCCAACCCCCTGGTCTCCCGCGACCGAGCCACGATCGAGGGCTTCTTCGCCGGGTTCGAGCTGCTCGAGCCCGGCGTCGTGTTCGTGCCGCGGTGGCGTCCCGATCCGGGGTCCCGGCCGGCCACGGCGCCACCGGAGAGAACGGCCACGTACGCCGGCGTGGGGCGCGTCCGGTGA
- a CDS encoding coiled-coil domain-containing protein, with product MRFAAQRRLPVVVVTVFAVLISAIVFLPRPALAADDDEGGTGTLRKKLDAAATGYNNAKAKVAASQKRQKTLISEIAVTEKRLATLTADAQTLGAEAYKGGMPDPLTVLANSGSAGELIAKASYVDTMARQTNTTLKELRTTQTTLKNQRQQVEQELKVQQAQEKTMAKRRSDAEQALVEAGGGQSSAGFLSGTSAAAQPAPRNSDGSWPAESCSIDDPTSEGCVTPRMLHTYNEARADGFTHYTHCFRQASFGEHPKGRACDFAADVGGFGGIATGDSKAYGDRLAAWGVDNADRLGVLYVIWFKQIWLPGQGWKTYSGDGTPSGDHMNHVHISVQ from the coding sequence GTGAGGTTCGCGGCTCAGCGGCGATTACCAGTAGTCGTCGTCACGGTCTTCGCTGTGCTGATCAGCGCCATAGTCTTCCTGCCCCGGCCCGCGCTGGCCGCGGACGACGACGAGGGCGGCACCGGCACGCTCCGCAAGAAGCTGGACGCCGCCGCAACCGGCTACAACAACGCCAAGGCCAAGGTCGCGGCCTCCCAGAAGCGTCAGAAGACGCTGATCAGCGAGATCGCCGTCACCGAGAAGCGCCTGGCCACGCTCACCGCGGACGCGCAGACCCTGGGCGCCGAGGCCTACAAGGGCGGGATGCCCGACCCGCTGACCGTGCTGGCGAACTCCGGCTCGGCCGGCGAGCTCATCGCGAAGGCGTCGTACGTCGACACGATGGCCCGGCAGACCAACACGACGCTGAAAGAGCTGCGCACCACCCAGACCACGTTGAAGAACCAGCGTCAGCAGGTCGAGCAGGAGCTCAAGGTCCAGCAGGCGCAGGAGAAGACGATGGCCAAGCGGCGCAGCGACGCCGAGCAGGCGCTCGTCGAGGCCGGTGGCGGGCAGTCGTCGGCCGGGTTCCTGAGCGGCACCTCGGCGGCCGCGCAGCCCGCGCCGCGCAACTCCGACGGCTCGTGGCCGGCGGAGAGCTGCAGCATCGACGATCCGACGTCCGAGGGGTGCGTGACGCCCCGGATGCTGCACACGTACAACGAGGCCCGCGCCGACGGCTTCACCCACTACACGCACTGCTTCCGGCAGGCCTCGTTCGGCGAGCACCCGAAGGGCCGGGCCTGCGACTTCGCCGCCGACGTGGGCGGGTTCGGCGGGATCGCGACCGGCGACTCGAAGGCCTACGGCGACCGGCTCGCGGCCTGGGGCGTGGACAACGCCGACCGGCTGGGCGTGCTGTACGTGATCTGGTTCAAGCAGATCTGGCTACCCGGCCAGGGCTGGAAGACGTACAGCGGCGACGGCACGCCGTCGGGCGACCACATGAACCACGTGCACATCTCAGTGCAGTAG
- a CDS encoding carboxylate-amine ligase: MIGDTARVSQPAEPEEYHSTVGATIGVEEEFHVLDPNTGDLVPEALALLRGGPHDGEHDPEAELLRSAIETATPVCTTLDQIRSEVLMSRRALIKAASEHDLAVATSGTVPASGVKPMGVYPKERYRAMAAEYQQLVREQAVCAFQVQVGVPDRDLAVAVVGRIQPWLPILLALSASSPFFGDTDTGYASYRTIVWSRWPTAGPVHGFSSAAEYDETVRTLIDSGIIKDPGMVYFDARPSARYPTVELRITDGCPRVDDVVLLTGLGRALVVTAANEIERGEAREPHRPEILRAANWRAARSGLSGELLSPHTTEAIPAPDAIRQLLDHVGPALDANGDTATVEALLADLVQRGTSADRQREALGKRGSLSDVATLLIDETRSGVDEL, translated from the coding sequence ATGATCGGCGACACCGCACGGGTCTCGCAGCCCGCGGAGCCCGAGGAGTACCACAGTACGGTCGGCGCCACGATCGGCGTCGAAGAGGAGTTCCACGTCCTCGACCCGAACACCGGCGACCTGGTGCCGGAGGCGCTCGCGCTGCTGCGCGGCGGCCCGCACGACGGTGAGCACGACCCCGAGGCCGAGCTGCTCCGGTCGGCGATCGAGACCGCGACCCCGGTCTGCACCACGCTGGACCAGATCCGGTCCGAGGTGCTGATGAGCCGCCGGGCGCTGATCAAGGCGGCCTCCGAGCACGACCTCGCGGTCGCGACCTCGGGCACGGTGCCGGCCTCGGGCGTCAAGCCGATGGGCGTGTACCCCAAGGAGCGCTACCGCGCGATGGCCGCCGAGTACCAGCAGCTCGTCCGCGAGCAGGCGGTCTGCGCGTTCCAGGTGCAGGTCGGCGTCCCGGATCGCGACCTCGCGGTAGCGGTCGTCGGCCGGATCCAGCCCTGGCTGCCGATCCTGCTCGCGCTGTCGGCCAGCTCGCCGTTCTTCGGTGACACCGACACCGGGTACGCGTCCTACCGGACGATCGTCTGGTCCCGCTGGCCCACCGCGGGCCCGGTCCACGGCTTCAGCTCCGCGGCCGAGTACGACGAGACGGTCCGGACGCTCATCGACTCCGGGATCATCAAGGACCCCGGGATGGTCTACTTCGATGCCCGCCCGTCGGCGCGGTACCCCACCGTCGAGCTGCGGATCACCGACGGGTGCCCGCGGGTGGACGACGTCGTGCTGCTCACCGGGCTCGGCCGGGCGCTGGTGGTCACCGCGGCGAACGAGATCGAGCGCGGAGAGGCCAGGGAACCCCATCGACCGGAGATCCTGCGCGCGGCGAACTGGCGGGCCGCCCGATCGGGCCTCAGCGGCGAACTGCTGAGCCCGCACACCACCGAGGCGATCCCGGCCCCGGACGCGATCCGCCAGCTGCTCGACCACGTCGGACCGGCGCTGGACGCCAACGGTGACACGGCCACGGTCGAGGCGCTCCTGGCCGACCTGGTGCAGCGCGGTACGTCGGCGGATCGGCAGCGGGAGGCCCTCGGAAAACGGGGCTCGCTGAGCGACGTCGCTACTCTGCTGATCGACGAGACGCGGAGTGGCGTCGACGAATTGTAG
- a CDS encoding putative bifunctional diguanylate cyclase/phosphodiesterase, with translation MTALRDAGSPDPTAALAQEWAAAIGDTSYVTVGDAQLAQLLQDLVDGLRDAVRAEPPDTATAERAGAALVGAHFTGVDALQRSIAMLATELDRESLTRTATWAVIGAFAAGYTRALREVTLDEQESIRRADLIARTRTEQALRASDARFRAVFSGAAVAIGIGDVQGALLDVNPALSEMLGYSAEELRGRSVLSLVHPDDVADVAAEVYRALAEGGREHVRVEKRFVRRDGEAIWGLLTVSMVPGEDGSPGYVVAVGEDVTDLHRLQTTLRYQAMHDPLTGLPNRVMFSERIEQAFADSPEDARLGLLFIDLDGFKIVNDTLGHDIGDRLLMAVAERLDRGVNRSGHLVARLGGDEFVVLVEQSGGQDEMTALAEKLLVELAAPCHIAEHVLSVSVSIGVVECPVADTDRSKLMRHADATLYWAKADGRNRWALYDPARGEAETVRHLVSASMPGGLARGEFHLEYQPITDLADTRMSGLEALVRWRHPRYGAMRPDDFIGIAEDTGLIIPLGRWVLEEACREAQSWAELTSDPPFISVNVAARQAEDPRFVDEVRTVLAQTGLPPERLQLELTESALMGPAPIETLHELVALGCRIAIDDFGTGYSNLAYLRSLPVHSLKLASLFVAGLQPPGVDDVDAEIVAALVSLARTLRLTVTAEGVETDVQVKRLRELGCHLGQGYLFGTPMPPAEVRKLLLH, from the coding sequence GTGACTGCCCTCCGGGATGCCGGCTCGCCGGATCCCACCGCCGCCCTCGCCCAGGAATGGGCCGCCGCCATCGGCGACACCAGCTACGTGACGGTCGGCGACGCTCAGCTGGCCCAGCTCCTGCAGGACCTCGTCGACGGCCTCCGCGACGCGGTCCGCGCCGAACCTCCCGACACCGCGACCGCCGAGCGCGCCGGTGCGGCCCTCGTCGGGGCGCACTTCACCGGCGTGGACGCTCTGCAGCGCTCGATCGCCATGCTGGCGACCGAGCTCGACCGCGAGTCGCTCACCCGTACCGCCACCTGGGCGGTCATCGGAGCGTTCGCGGCCGGCTACACCCGGGCGCTGCGCGAGGTGACGCTCGACGAGCAGGAGTCGATCCGGCGCGCCGACCTGATCGCCCGCACCCGCACCGAGCAGGCGCTCCGGGCCAGCGACGCGCGCTTCCGGGCCGTGTTCAGCGGGGCCGCGGTGGCGATCGGCATCGGCGACGTCCAGGGCGCGCTGCTCGACGTCAACCCAGCGCTCTCGGAGATGCTCGGTTACTCGGCCGAGGAGCTGCGCGGCCGCTCGGTGCTCAGCCTGGTGCACCCGGACGACGTCGCCGACGTGGCCGCCGAGGTCTACCGGGCGCTGGCCGAGGGCGGCCGCGAGCACGTCCGGGTCGAGAAGCGGTTCGTGCGCCGGGACGGCGAGGCGATCTGGGGCTTGCTGACCGTCTCGATGGTGCCCGGCGAGGACGGCTCGCCCGGCTACGTCGTCGCGGTGGGGGAAGACGTCACCGACCTGCACCGGCTGCAGACGACGCTGCGCTATCAGGCCATGCACGACCCGCTGACCGGGCTGCCGAACCGGGTGATGTTCTCCGAGCGCATCGAGCAGGCGTTCGCCGACTCCCCGGAGGACGCCCGCCTCGGCCTGCTCTTCATCGACCTCGACGGGTTCAAGATCGTCAACGACACGCTCGGGCACGACATCGGCGACCGGCTGCTGATGGCCGTCGCCGAGCGGCTCGACCGGGGCGTCAACCGCAGCGGGCACCTGGTGGCCCGGCTCGGCGGCGACGAGTTCGTGGTGCTGGTCGAACAGTCCGGCGGTCAGGACGAGATGACCGCGCTGGCCGAGAAGCTGCTGGTCGAGCTGGCCGCGCCGTGCCACATCGCCGAGCACGTGCTGAGCGTCTCGGTGAGCATCGGGGTCGTCGAGTGCCCGGTCGCCGACACCGACCGCAGCAAGCTGATGCGCCACGCCGACGCGACGCTCTACTGGGCCAAGGCCGACGGACGCAACCGCTGGGCGCTGTACGACCCGGCCCGCGGTGAGGCCGAGACCGTGCGTCACCTGGTGTCGGCGTCGATGCCGGGCGGTCTCGCCCGGGGCGAGTTCCACCTGGAGTACCAGCCGATCACCGACCTCGCCGACACCCGGATGAGCGGTCTGGAGGCGCTGGTCCGCTGGCGCCACCCGCGGTACGGCGCAATGCGTCCGGACGACTTCATCGGCATCGCCGAAGACACCGGGCTGATCATCCCGCTCGGCCGGTGGGTGCTCGAGGAGGCCTGCCGGGAGGCTCAGTCCTGGGCCGAGCTGACGTCCGACCCGCCGTTCATCAGCGTCAACGTCGCGGCCCGGCAGGCGGAGGACCCCCGGTTCGTCGACGAGGTCCGGACCGTGCTCGCGCAGACCGGGCTACCGCCCGAGCGGCTGCAGCTCGAGCTCACCGAGAGCGCGCTGATGGGCCCGGCACCGATCGAGACGCTGCACGAGCTGGTCGCGCTCGGCTGCCGGATCGCGATCGACGACTTCGGCACCGGCTACTCGAACCTCGCCTACCTGCGGTCGCTCCCGGTGCACAGCCTCAAGCTGGCGTCGCTGTTCGTGGCCGGCCTGCAGCCCCCGGGTGTGGATGACGTGGACGCGGAGATCGTGGCCGCGCTGGTGTCACTGGCCCGCACGCTGCGCCTCACCGTCACGGCCGAGGGCGTCGAGACCGACGTCCAGGTGAAGCGTCTGCGTGAGCTCGGCTGCCACCTCGGCCAGGGGTACCTGTTCGGCACCCCGATGCCCCCGGCCGAGGTCCGCAAGCTCCTACTGCACTGA